The genomic stretch gtatcaaaagtaaaagtccttatTAGGCAGCAGAATGACCCCCGACAGTGTGACATTATatcattggattattattacgtATGCATTACTGTGTATGCAGCATGttatgttgtagctggtcaaaaTGAAGCTATTTTTAACAATTGTTTTaactgtttggtagtttaatctatatgAATTAAGCTATAATGCATCATCTTTCAGAAACTGAGCAtatattttgcatgtaaaacCTTGATCTTCAAAGTAACTAGCTATCAGACAAATGAATGTATGTAATAATGTGGAGtaaaatgtgcaatatttccctctgagatgtagtggagtagaagcataaagtagcataaaatgagtatactcaaataaagtacaaatacctcaaaattatatactataaatgcacttagttactttccaccactgttgatTACAAtgtttttcagagtttttttggCTCCAGCCACGCCTCCAAACAGCATCATAATGTTCAGGCATGATGAATCTAAACACCTCGGAGGAAAGGTTGACTTGGCTTCTCCCTGAGAAAGGGTTCATTCATCTGGATATCAGAGTTGCCGCCTCAGCTGATGATGCATGATGAGTGAGAGCTTCTGCATCGGGGGTCACGGTGGGAGATCATAACAAGGTTGCCGCTGCCCACTGAGGAGTTGTCACGGTGACGAACAGGCAGCTTGTCTGTGAGTGCTGCATGCTCTACAACCGCATTTGAgctgcattcattcatttaactgCAAGCTATAGGGCAGCACTTTCCCATTTTTACCACTCTCTCCCTCAAGGACTTTAAAACCCACCCACGATTAAACCACTTTATTTCCTCCCGTCTCCCTCCTTCACTCCCTCctgtttccttcctttccccATGTCTGTTAGTGCAGTGATGCTGCAGAGGACACACCCATGCACACTCTGCAGCCTCTCTGTCTTTGACCCTGAGAAGTTCTCCAACGCACTGCTGCTAGTGCTGCAGTGCCCACCAAAGAGTGGCCCCCGTCTCACTCTAAAGCActgaaaagaggagaaaaaagagagaaatgttaCGGGACTGAAAATGACTTGAAaggatatttctgttttttcttactGAAGTATGaaagtaaaaggaaaaacacacttcaaTGTGGAAAGAAGGAATAATGGATGTGGAAAAGCTTGATGAAAGCTTGATTTTTTTGATGACCACTTGTCATTGACAGCATACAATTATGTTTCTTAATGAGTCATTAACTATAGTAGACATAAAGTGGTCACAGAAGGCAAAAGCACAttcagtaaatatatataactGACAAATGCATAATGGGTATGTTTTCCActaatttttgtgttttttttttttaaatgtatctgtcATGAGACTGGAGCTAATCCATCCTATCTTGTTCATGTTGATTCATTACTGCTTAgtggaatagtttgacattttgggaaatacacctattcgctttcttactgagagttagatTTGAAGATTTATACCGCTTTCACGTCTGTtcgataaatatgaagctgcagcagctggttagcttagcttagcataaagactggaaacaggaggggaaaacagctagcccggctctgtgagaaggtaaaacaaaatccacctaccagaacctctaaagctGTAACACTCtcattgtttaatctgtacaaaaacttaaGTGTACAAAAGAAAATTCACCGCTTTATGGCAAGTTTTGTGCCAGACTACTTGTTGGCCTTCCTGGAGTCTTggttggttgcctggcaactggtcctagttgtaaaaccacaagttgtttttacactttggtttttgtacagattacactagatataacatgttaattagtgacctctggaagtgctggtaggcagattttggtAAAGATTTTGAGCAACAAATCGTGAAAGTGAACTGATTATACTGAATCACCATCATCACTGACCgaatcagtagcttttagcagtggagAGCGCCGTTGTCAGCTCAGCTGTGATTCAGAGTAGGCTACATTACTTCCTCGTTATAAACCTTAAAATACTGCAAAAGCCACAATCATAATCTGATAACTGTCACAAATAAGTGATTGCTGAGCTACAAACCTCACAAACAATGCTTGTATAGGCTTGTATTGTTTATGCTTGCATTAACTGATATTTTTGGCCATTTGTGGGCAGCAGAACAAGTagatggtgaacttgttagcaaacagttgcttatttagttacacatccagcatttacggagcaacattattattcatttggagtcgtcaAATCAGCAAATTGATTCATAATTTACACCTTTAAAAGCTAAGCTTAcgggctgctggcagtagcagACGTGtgtgtggtatcaatcttttcatctaacgcTCGGCAAAAAAGTGAACATGGCATTGCCAAACTATTCCAAGTACCTGAACtcatttcaaagaaaataaactgcctctgtgtgtgaAATTGCTTCTATTTGATCAAACTTTGAGATCTAAAACCTCACTGCCTGTCTTGTGGTTGAGCATGGGAATACGTATCTCATTACTTTTCACATGAGAAAGAAAACCCCCAGACGTTTGCAACAAAACTTCCTCTCCGCCATCCGGAGACGACAATATGAGATAAGAGATCAAACCTGACAAGGTGGGTTATAGAAAACAAGAGTTCTCCTTTTAATTTCTCCAGCCACAACATACTGTccatttacagtacagactcccaaatttaatttgattttgcaCACATCACAGTTCaaagttttcaaatgaaaaatacaacacaactatgaaaaaagaaagacataatcacaaattaaaacctataaaaaatataaaaacagtacTCTTAAATCTCATTGACAAGTACCATTccaataacaaaacatttaataatgcacaacagagcagacaaatgaaactgaaccattagttttttttaaatagaaggaaaatacataattttcatCATGCAGAGGATGTAATATTAAATAAcgaatcaaacaaaaataatatatacttctctatatatctctcttTTAAATTTTCAAGTCAAAGCACTCCCGTCCCTTATATAGGGAAAAACAAGACATGTTTAAAAACACCAGAGGATCCAGAATGCTTTCTTTAGCTGCCATTGTCGCATGGCCTTTTATCGAAAACATTACATCTCAGCAACATCTTTTTGGCACAGAAAAAGACGTTCATAATGGCAGTAGCATTTTGCATTATAAAAGAGGGCGGAGCTGTAGCTCTTtccattataaaattaaaaaagcccaaaaaaaaaaaaagcccaaaaaacaTTCTGTGCACCGACATCAGTCAGGAGAGTGGCGTCTCCCCCCAGCAGGGTGTGAGGCAAGCAGTTGTAGCAGCAGCTCAGTCCTACTGCAGCATGCTCTTGATAGTCTTGTTGGTTGATTCATCATTCAGATGCTTGGTTGTGTACCTGcaggtgaaagaaaaaaacaaacatcagtgaAGGATCATCACATCTCCCTGTGTACATCCAGTAAGTATTCAGAtgctttactcaagtaaaagtatttgtattggtagttttacttgagtaaattgttttagccattaaaaaaaatggctaaaaacaattattcagttatcaaaatagttgctgattcattttctgttgatcgactaaactataaattgattaattggtGCAGATCtaggagctagttttaactgtttcagTTCCCaacctccaaagggtcacaagataaatctgaggggtcgtgagatgattaatgggagaggaaaagTTCTACTGCACAAAtctttattcttgttttttctcaaatttttgctttttcctttctttttcttttttttttttaatattggataatttgacctctttgggcctcaaactgttatttaaaataaaatcttctGATGGGAAAATCTCTCTTTGATGTAACTGCaaacaactcagacatctgaaaagTGACAAGGGACTCCCTAAGCTTATATGTTtgttatgtaaaatcttaatctgaaaagtaactagtaactaaagctgtcagataaatggagtggagtaaaaagtacataaCATTCCACTTTGAAAtctagtggagcagaagtagcataaaatagaaatactcaagtacctcaaattatacttaagtacagtacttgaacacatgtacttagttactttccaccactgtgtacATCTACAATATTTCGTCATCCTCTGTCAGATCGGAGACGTAACCACTGAAACAAAATCTGGCATATTTTGCATGCGAGTGACCTCAGGTGACCGGGTAGCGGCGCCTCGCCTCGGGCCCcggtacagagagagagatacagatgTGAGCTCACCACAGAAATGGCCCCGTCAGCTCGAGCAGCTGTGAGCGTTAGGCGAGGTGGGTAAAATTTGGGAGACTGTAAGGGGATGAGGTGTCAGATGTAATCGGCCTTTCTGGAGAGGCTTCGACACCCAACCCGAATCTCGCACAGAGGGCTCACAGCTGACCGAATCCTCGCTGGACTGTGCAGAGGATGAGTCACTGGGCTGAAAGGGAGTGAAATAAACCGAGaggtctgtctgctgctgctgctcatgaACAGGCTGCGATATCATTCAGCTCACAGCACGAGCAGCCGTCTCCTTTTCAATGAAAGCTGGTGAGTTGAAAAGTGTGCTTGCTGCCAGACTGTGGCTATAATCACATTACATGCTGGGCTGTAGGggtaaaaacacaatttgattTCAACATTACCTGAGAGCATTGAGAAGGCCTTCCACGCTGTTCGGAGGCTGATCTTTGAGGACTTTGATGCAGCCTTTCATCTGCGGACAAGAAACAGGCTGTTAGCTTTATATAGCAAGCTGTGAAGTTGGATAGTGGAGGAAACATGTCTGCACTCACATCGATTTTGGACGACTTTGCGAAAGCTCCTACAGGATGGACGTAGTCGTACAGGATGATGACCCCGACCATCACCCGGAGACAGAAAGACACCGTCTCCTCACTGGTGAATCGGCTGCGGTACTCCCTGAAAAGACAGGAAGCGGGGATTAGACACGTGAATGTCAAGAGCTAGAACTGAAGCAGCTCTAACAACGCAGGAAGTTACTCACGGTGTTTCCAACATGACTTTACACACACTCGCCATCGTGCTTAAGCAGTCTGTCGTGTTCTCGATGGGCAGGTTCTTGTTctgtgaaaaagacagaaagaaagaaaaaggaatgaGAGGACGCTTTCACATGTCTGTTCAAAGTGTTCACGGCTTTCTCCTGTCAAGTCTTACCTCGGATACAAACTTTGTTGTGCCATCACTTAATGTTTTCAGCATGGGCGTGGCATCGGCGTAGAACAGAGATATCCGATTGGCCAGTTCGTTGTTGACTTCATTCTCACCCTCCGActgaaaatcattaaaaatgatgacattttattttaaagttccTTTCTTTCTTGCATCTCttcaggtcaaaggtcagggtcaGCTACAGAACAGAAACCCTGGAGCTCGTAAGGACACTTGTCATTTACgccaaatacacacatgtaaaaCATCCGTCCGTCTACGCGGATTCTGACCTCCGTTTCAGAGGTCACCACACTCGGCATAAGCTGTTCAGCTCCTGATGAGCCACAAACTTTCTTTCCCAGAATAACTAATATCCTTAATTCTCTAGCAAGTAGGCTCTGAGAAGAAAACGgcaatgattttatttattggttCATTTACTTATTTCCCCTTCCCACAGTAGCTGTATATGAACATTGTGGAACTGTAAAGCTCATAGTAAAACTGGGAGGCCTTGATCAATCTTTACAGATCCAGTTCACATTAGAAACAGGGCTTCTCAAGCGCCAGATCTGGACTGAACTGAAAATCAATCCAGACCAGTCAGTGCAACACATATTACATTATGTAGGGATATATTTTCTTCTGTTCGAGCGTTTGCATGTGTTATTGAACGTGTCCACATTCTTCATAGCGCTCAGTGTATACAGCATGTGACACGGGGTGCAGGCTGTGAGCGAAGGGTCGTCAGTGTCTGTGCGGGGACcaatcagaagaagaaaagtttgCAGAAGTTtgcaaagaaaaggaaagttGAAAAGGACGACAGAAACCTGTCTGACACCTTTTGTACACAGGTTCAGTTTCTCCCACTAAGTCAAGCCACCGTGCTGTCTTGTTGAATGTGTTTTGTTATGGACAACTTATTGACTTTTATTTCGGTTGGTGTGTTGAGCTGCCATTGTTCTGGACCCTTGACCTCACGTAAAATTCATATGCGGACCTTTAGTACAAAAGTACCCCTGATATAGAAAGGAGgagatttatttgatttgaatgGCTGCAAATAGAGATTACACTTCACCTGGCGAATAACAGGGAAAAGAAATAGTCTGAGTTTGTGCGGATCGATTTGATGCAGAAATATAAATCTCTCTCTTCCATGAGACAGGTGAGTAAGATATCTAAACTGCTCTAgaaaggcttttaaaaaaatctggtCGTGTGGGCTGCTCTTTACTGTGATgaattgtgttataaatatatGAGCTAATTTAATTTGAAACCTCTTAAAAAGGATGCATTTagcataaaaatgttatctGGAAGTTTTGTTTGGCATTAGACTCATCATTGTCATGCAGCTCCCATAGATTGTGATAGTGCACATAAAAGGAatttcattaaataaagtcataaCTGAAATATAGAGCTATAAACCACATCTCCGAgccctgctgctcctcctggtTTCCCAGCTGACTAACTCATCCTGCTGCTTTAAAGTTTCAGACTGAACGAGACACTGAAAATACCTGGCGGGTAACAAAGAACAAGGTGTCTCTTCAACAGCCTGTTCTAAATTTGTCtgcatatttaaataataagaaCGTTTcttgcctttatttatttattttatgagaaCACTGACAGAATATGAATAATCGGCCCAAAATGTTCAAACCAATTCATGTTTTAACAAATGATGACATATGCGCTCAAAGacgtttttatatatttttttaaacacgtggacagatgtgtttttaatctcaGATGTCTGGATGATTCAGTTGTCTGAGTGGTGACTAAattgctgctgcagtgtgagACTGAGCTACGAGGGAGGACGGCAGCCTGAGCGTCTTTCAACAGTGACGGGTCCTAACGACAACTTGTCTGGGCCCATTTGCCTAATGGCACATTCTGGTTTGGAGAATAAAACCTCCTGTCAGTCGGTCAAAACTAAGAGCAGTTTCAGTTCATTCTGCGCACATGGGAACATTGAAATCTCACCATTTCCTGCACCAAAGTATCTTTTAGATGCCCTTGAagccactggaaaaaaaatgtatatctggTGAAGTGCAGCATGCATGATATAGCAGAGTTAATGGGTTCTTGAATTTCATATCCCCAAAGCTATTGTCTGCAATCAATACAGGAAACATCCTATATGACACGTTAATAGTATTGAGTGAGCTGCTTCCTTTTTATGGCACTTAAATAATGGTTTAAGGTGCACTGGCAGGTCTCTGACTTTTTGTTTGATTATACACCTGTGGTTTGGTTAATTTGGTccatattaaaaggaaaaaaaagataatacatTATTGCCTTTTAGAGCTGTAAACATGAAGTCATACGGACATACAGCAGGTAACTTATTGATTGGATAGTTTTGGCGacgtcatcctgcatcatcagcgcTACATGGATCCATGTGGGGAAATCAATTTCTGGAGATTGACAGCAAGTCGTGCAGCACTTCACCGCCCCTtaagcactttttaaaatcttctCCTGATCATTATTTCTTCGTGAGCTCTTTGTGCCATCAGAGAATTACTGGGATAGACTGTAACTGGACCTCATATGTCATAAAAAGTGACCAACATATTTGTGAATGCACACAAATTGTTGCAAAACTTGCATAAATCTGAAACTCTGACCACTATTAGGGGTTATATTGTCTTAATAGATCAGAGATGGCctcatttactgtacagacttCACATCGACCTGGAATTAGGTGTTTCATCTCTAGAGGGTTTGGGCCATGCTACTGATTTGGGATCAGTTTCTGCCGCCACGCACTGCTGCCCTACACTTTGTGCTTCAAACTCCCTGAAACTCCCCGTGGGACTCTGACTTCATGTTGCAAGACGCTTCCTGCTGCACTCTTCCTGACTCCTGGGGGCTCTAACAGTCTTCAAACTTCATCAATCATTCCTGCCTTCCTACTGATGCAGTCTGAACTGTGCTGGGATTATAATGAGAACTGATGGCTTTAATCAATCAGGTCTGAGTATAGACGAATCATGATGAcgcacattttttaatttgatcaGGGCCAGTGCCATGGAAACATAAAAGGAAAGACAAAATTATAGACTGCTTGAACACTAAAATGAACATATTAGCATTAAAAGAAGCTCATCAGTCATCTCTGCTGAATCTATTGATAGTTGACGTTATTGCTGCCCTTGGCCCAATGGTACACAACTAAATGTATACTTCATTGTTAAGCATAACGTTTTACTTGTGCTGTTTTGTGTATTAGTTCCAGTTAAGAAAAATCTTTatgctacagcatacagtgatattttagaCCAGTGGTTCACAAACCTTTTGGCTCATAACCACTTAAAAGTGGTAATCCATTTTTTTATAGTCAAAAAGTATcaaatgacaaagtgaaaacaatgtCACAATGTTAAAGgagttgctcgtagtgatgaacctaaagaaaattatcacctgactctgcagctcccctcggctttacagagctttatactGAGTTTCGGCTCATTGATTAGCTGTccagcccgcaactttactgttttgcttcACTCTCAACGCTCTCGTAGTGCAGTTTTTGGAGTAGGCAGCTTTTTTTCCAGCCAAAAAAggtctaaaaacccactgtacagacaaagttagcgactcgCTGGTGAAGATACTGGAGCTTTTAGCAACTAAGAgcaagatatttccctcaggagttggtgggggcaaagttgatatggcgaacttgttagcaaacagttgcttatttacacattcagcagttaaGTGGaaatattagcatttatttggagttgtgtttctgtccacctggcaACTGTTAtatttatctctgtttttggtctctaccaactcctgagggaaatatttggctcttagCTGCTAAAAGCTCCAGTATCTTCACCAGtgagtcgctaactgtgtctgtctgctgtttggtgctgagcaggaagTTTTTAGTgggtttttagatttttttttgctgaaaacagctgcctgatgcgactggaacgaggataatgagagcggtgagagtgaatcaaagctgtaaaaccaaaacaatgagctgaaagatgctaaaacgctccatagagctgagaaACTCTTTTCACATACAaatagtcatgtgatccattgttaatataaaaacattgattatagccactttaacaAAGTTGGATTTTCTTTAATTACAGCATCCTCACCACCCTGAGAGGAGAGGGACATAATGAGCTCACCGGTACATTGTTGATCCGCATTCGGCTCAGGGTTCTCCTATAGTAGCTGAAGTCATTCTGAATGGCGGGATTTGTCATctgcaaaacacaacagaataCATCTTAAtacagagacagatagagagagagagagagagagagagagagagagagagtttctcTGCATGTCTGTAGGTGGCACAGCCTGCAGCAGGACATTCAGTTCTGGATCAAACACGCCATCATCATGACAGAATGCTTTAGCTAACAAGGCAGAAACGTAGCTTTGGGGGGAAATGACATAAAAAGAACATGGatacaattacaattttattTGCTGAACTGGATTTGAATCCTCTGACACTCATCCCCCTTTTACATCCACATCCCCGCTCATCCTGTCAGGAGATATTTGGTTATTTTCCTGTTACAGCTGGGCTGTGCATCAGTATAGCATGTGACAAGAGGGTCAACAATTATAAAGCTGACAAAAAGGTATAAAGGGTCTCATTAAGGAAAGGCGAGGTTAAAGAGAACAGAGGACAAATACAGGCTTACTGTCtgatattatttaaatgtacagCCTCACATAAAAGCCAGACGAGTCAGTTAATTTCCTACAAAATATGAATCATCTGGTTCCACCGTGAAGCCAAACTGACCCCTCAAACTATCCTCATTCCTGTATGAGCCTGTCACAGTCAAAGCTGCACTGGCAGCATGCTAATCCCGCTACAATAGACTGGTACTCAGTCTGTGTCCACTGTGTGCACCAGGAGAGACAGGCTGCTTCGCTAGGGAGGGGCTGCACGCCGCACAGACACTTTAACTAGGTCAGAAGCCCGTGCATGGGTGTGAAAGATTGATGAATAGGCCTGGCATGCCACCTTGTACCCCCTACCTTCATGTTTTTATCTCGCCAGCCTGGGTAGTGGGCACTAATTGGGACGTCGCAGCAAATCGCCTGGGGGTGTTGGGATGCGTTTTTTTTGTATCTAAAGGGTGTAGGGGAACCAGTTCACCCACTGTCTAACCAGATGAGTGCTCACTCAATTATGTTTTTGACAATGGGCATTCGACCGACACCCACGCTTGATTCCTGGTGTTTTTCTGGGTTGCACATAAGCAATTTGTGTCTGAATTCAAGCCAGACAAGTTCTTGAAGTTTCCTCCCTCCATCATTTATAGAACCTGCCTCATTATGCAGAACTCGGCTAAGAACGACAACAATTTGCAGACCTCTTTCCCCGCTATAACCCTTATTAGCCATTCCACTGTATTATAAACAGCAGAGTAGTATCAGGATTCTAATTAAATGCTAATCATGCGCTCACTTGCTGCAATCTAAAATTGCACAGAGCTAAAAATCAATTTGGGGGCATCAGCAGTTTGTTGGACGACTAAGAGGTCTGGTTTGTATCACAGGAGAAAAGTGCAGAGTTTATATCAACATCTAAAAAAGGTGAGTTTGGCGGTTTAAAGGCAGAAACTGACACTTGGGATATGTTGGAGAATTAAAGAGTCATACTTTAAGCTCGTCAAAGTGCAGTGTGAAGTGCAGGATCTCTGCGAACTGCCTGGCCAGCGCCTGCTCCCGCTCCAGGTGCTGAGTGGGGTCGTTGTAAGTCTCGCTGGTCAGAGCTCTCAGGAGGCTGTGCAGCGCCGCCTCTGAGGAATATAGGACATATCTGTGTTAGAGGTGCAGCACTGTCAGAGGGAGAAGCCCGAAAACATCTGCCTTTTTGTGGAGAAAAATGTATTAGTACGTGTTGCTGAATAACGTGTCACATTCAGTTTTTTGTCATTCAAAACACCCAGTTAAGCAGCTATCAAGTATCAGCACAAGATGCAAAGATGGTAAGGTcatgagagagaagaaatactgtatatagcacAGAGGAGTGATGGATATTCAGATATAAAGTGCAGAACAGTTAATAGTCaataaattaattgacaaaattATAGGGCTGCAagcaacaattattttcatcactgattattaatctgccgattatttctcagttaattgattatttgaacacattattttgaaaattcaaACAgacttttttgactttttttggccattttatagattaaatgaTAAATCGGTTCATTGGAGAAATAATCTACAGAttaaatcgataatgaaaataatcattagttgcagctca from Siniperca chuatsi isolate FFG_IHB_CAS linkage group LG19, ASM2008510v1, whole genome shotgun sequence encodes the following:
- the fam49bb gene encoding CYFIP-related Rac1 interactor B is translated as MGNLLKVLTCTDLEQEPNFFLDFENAQPTDAEREVWEQVDVVLKDAKGILDELQAYKGAGQQIREAIQNPNDEALQEQAWAAVVPLVGKLKKFYQFSQRLEAALHSLLRALTSETYNDPTQHLEREQALARQFAEILHFTLHFDELKMTNPAIQNDFSYYRRTLSRMRINNVPSEGENEVNNELANRISLFYADATPMLKTLSDGTTKFVSENKNLPIENTTDCLSTMASVCKVMLETPEYRSRFTSEETVSFCLRVMVGVIILYDYVHPVGAFAKSSKIDMKGCIKVLKDQPPNSVEGLLNALRYTTKHLNDESTNKTIKSMLQ